A genomic segment from Flavobacterium sp. 9R encodes:
- a CDS encoding S9 family peptidase, translating into MAKNIQAPIAKIIPKTLVKHNHTRIDNYFWLNERENPEVITYLNQENEYYNAKTADAKEFQKELFEEMKARIKEDDQSVPYFYNGYFYITRYEKGQDYPIYARKKGSLTAAEEILFNCNELAKGQSYFQLGGMSISPDNKYASFGVDTKGRRIYTIQVKNLETGEILSDKIENVTGGSVWANDNATIFYTQQDKVTLRADKVFRHKLGTDAKNDVLIFDEKDDTFNVYVSKEKSRKYIVIGSGSTLTSEYRILNADQPEGEFKVFQPRVRGLEYSISHYGDSFYVLTNKDKATNFKLMKTPENATSKENWKDLIPHRKDVLLEGIEIFKNYLVVEERSNGLNHIRIMPWNGKGDYYLPFDNETYSAYTTTNVDFDTDILRYGYQSMATPSSVIDFNMATKTKEVLKEQQVLGGKFDKNNYIEERVWATAADGTKVPISMVYHKSIKKDGKNPLLLYAYGSYGNTMEPYFSSTRLSLLDRGFVYAIAHIRGGEDLGRKWYEDGKLLKKKNTFTDFIDCSKFVIQQKYTSPEHLYAEGGSAGGLLMGAVVNMAPELYNGVIAQVPFVDVVTTMLDDSIPLTTGEYDEWGNPNDKKYYDYMLSYSPYDNVRKQKYPNMFVSTGLHDSQVQYWEPAKWVAKLRTMKNDDTVLYLVTNMDAGHGGASGRFESLKELAREFSFLLDLEKIKK; encoded by the coding sequence ATGGCTAAAAATATACAAGCACCTATAGCTAAAATTATTCCTAAAACACTAGTAAAACATAATCATACCCGTATTGATAATTACTTTTGGTTAAACGAAAGAGAAAATCCTGAAGTAATAACTTATTTGAATCAGGAGAATGAGTATTACAATGCTAAAACAGCAGATGCGAAGGAATTTCAAAAAGAGCTTTTTGAAGAAATGAAAGCTCGAATCAAAGAAGATGACCAGTCGGTTCCTTATTTTTACAACGGATATTTTTATATAACACGTTACGAAAAAGGGCAAGATTATCCTATTTATGCTAGAAAAAAAGGGAGTTTAACTGCTGCTGAAGAAATTCTTTTTAACTGTAATGAATTAGCCAAAGGACAATCCTATTTTCAGTTAGGAGGGATGAGTATCAGTCCTGATAATAAATATGCATCCTTTGGAGTAGATACTAAAGGAAGAAGAATTTATACCATTCAAGTTAAGAATTTAGAGACAGGGGAAATTCTTTCAGATAAAATAGAAAACGTTACTGGAGGGTCTGTTTGGGCCAATGATAATGCGACTATTTTTTATACCCAACAAGACAAAGTTACCTTAAGAGCAGATAAGGTTTTTAGACATAAATTAGGGACTGATGCTAAAAATGATGTCTTGATTTTTGATGAAAAAGACGATACTTTCAATGTTTATGTGAGTAAAGAAAAATCAAGAAAATATATTGTAATTGGTTCAGGAAGTACGCTAACGAGTGAGTACAGGATTTTGAATGCAGACCAACCTGAAGGAGAATTCAAAGTATTCCAACCAAGAGTTCGTGGTTTGGAGTATAGCATTTCTCATTATGGAGATTCTTTCTATGTTTTGACCAATAAGGACAAGGCAACCAATTTTAAATTGATGAAAACGCCTGAAAACGCTACTTCAAAAGAAAATTGGAAAGATTTAATTCCGCATCGTAAGGATGTTTTATTAGAAGGTATCGAAATATTTAAAAACTACTTAGTTGTTGAAGAACGTTCTAATGGTTTAAATCATATTCGTATCATGCCTTGGAACGGAAAAGGAGATTATTATTTGCCTTTTGACAACGAAACCTACAGTGCTTATACCACCACAAATGTTGATTTTGATACTGATATTCTTAGATATGGTTACCAATCAATGGCAACGCCTTCTTCGGTTATCGATTTTAATATGGCAACCAAAACCAAAGAAGTATTAAAAGAACAACAGGTATTGGGCGGCAAGTTTGACAAAAATAACTACATAGAAGAACGTGTTTGGGCAACTGCAGCAGATGGTACTAAAGTTCCAATTTCGATGGTATACCATAAATCAATAAAAAAGGATGGTAAAAATCCTTTGTTATTATATGCTTATGGTTCTTATGGAAATACGATGGAACCTTATTTTTCTTCTACAAGATTATCCTTACTTGATAGAGGATTTGTATATGCTATAGCTCATATACGTGGAGGTGAGGATTTAGGAAGAAAATGGTATGAAGACGGGAAACTATTAAAAAAGAAAAACACCTTTACTGATTTTATTGATTGTTCAAAATTTGTTATCCAACAAAAATATACCTCTCCAGAGCATTTGTATGCTGAAGGAGGTTCCGCTGGTGGATTATTAATGGGGGCAGTAGTAAATATGGCTCCAGAATTGTACAATGGAGTAATCGCTCAAGTTCCTTTTGTTGATGTTGTAACAACTATGTTAGACGATAGTATTCCGCTTACAACGGGAGAATACGACGAATGGGGAAATCCAAACGACAAAAAGTACTATGATTATATGTTGTCTTATTCTCCTTATGATAATGTGAGAAAGCAAAAGTATCCTAATATGTTTGTTTCAACGGGCTTGCATGATTCGCAAGTACAATACTGGGAACCAGCAAAATGGGTGGCTAAATTAAGAACAATGAAAAATGACGATACAGTTTTGTACTTAGTGACTAATATGGATGCTGGTCATGGAGGAGCTTCAGGTCGATTTGAATCTTTAAAAGAATTAGCCAGAGAGTTTAGTTTTTTGTTAGATTTGGAGAAAATTAAAAAGTAA